A portion of the Gemmatimonas sp. genome contains these proteins:
- the dprA gene encoding DNA-processing protein DprA has translation MPSSSPDDARCLAPEQRDYPGRLRELASPPSQLWVRGTLVTAEPPAVAIVGTRRSTPYGERVARAIAVACARAGVCVVSGLARGIDGAAHVGALDADGRTVAVLGTGIDQYYPRQHRALQERIARDGLIMSEFGPGDAGHGGAFPLRNRLIAALADVTVVVEAPESSGALNTARYARELGRTLAVVPHNIDSVSGRGCNRLLRSEHAEPILAPDDVLALLNLAATPSVGLTLDGDAALCWHALTRGAGDAMTIARDTGLSLRQVSVVLAMLEIDGLVCFDAAGQVRPSPGVA, from the coding sequence GAGCTTGCGTCGCCGCCGAGTCAGCTCTGGGTGCGCGGGACCCTCGTCACGGCGGAACCGCCCGCAGTGGCCATCGTGGGGACGCGGCGAAGCACGCCGTACGGGGAGCGCGTGGCGCGTGCCATTGCTGTGGCCTGCGCCCGCGCGGGCGTCTGTGTGGTGAGTGGCTTGGCGCGCGGCATCGACGGGGCGGCGCACGTTGGCGCCCTCGATGCCGATGGCCGGACGGTGGCGGTACTGGGGACGGGAATCGACCAGTACTACCCGCGGCAACATCGGGCGTTGCAGGAGCGCATCGCACGCGACGGCTTGATCATGAGTGAGTTCGGTCCCGGGGATGCCGGTCATGGCGGTGCCTTCCCGCTGCGGAACCGGCTCATTGCGGCTCTCGCCGACGTGACGGTGGTGGTCGAGGCGCCCGAAAGCAGTGGGGCGCTCAACACGGCGCGGTATGCCCGTGAACTGGGGCGTACGCTCGCCGTCGTCCCGCACAACATCGACAGTGTGAGCGGGCGCGGGTGCAATCGTCTGCTGCGCAGCGAACACGCGGAGCCCATTCTGGCTCCCGACGACGTGCTAGCCTTGCTCAATTTGGCCGCGACGCCGAGCGTGGGGCTGACCCTCGATGGCGACGCGGCGCTCTGCTGGCACGCGCTCACCCGGGGGGCCGGCGATGCGATGACCATCGCCCGTGACACCGGCCTGTCGTTGCGCCAGGTGTCGGTCGTCCTCGCGATGCTCGAGATCGACGGGCTCGTGTGCTTCGACGCGGCCGGGCAGGTGCGCCCGTCGCCCGGGGTCGCATGA